The following coding sequences lie in one Bacteroidota bacterium genomic window:
- a CDS encoding T9SS type A sorting domain-containing protein, translating into MKRLLLFFVFTALIFNSSIAQYATPGANLILTPADLVAMSGGVVTQIGNTYFINNTLTISATDTLKIGNPVVFRVAQNIRIEVSGTIKSDPAQGKVVFTAQDTTTSATNFRGFRFDNSQGNLFRNTVVSYGGGIQLISSGAVFEYCTFRRNGSSNVSGAITYSSCSPVIRYCVFEENARSAINSGANVTGSPQIMYNVMIRNTTDNSNRPQINIGPGAADTIYIVGNYIEGFYTMAGGIGISNLLGSGSAKVVVRDNFVVNNRYGYAQIGNNISSIIEDNYFIDNNIQGLPASGGSGINFQASGSGNTAIIRRNLIRGNLWGITIQGQANPVIGTALSPGGNVIYGNGNEGQTYALYNNTALPVQAIGNYWGTNDPAQAEDFIFHQPDQASLGLVTYLPLMELHPVIESFAFLQADNPALGSDYFGTIDQSAKTIEVVLPEGSPLNLVPQIGIPFGTLTNPPGGELYDFSAPVVFEVLTPHGDIAAYTVTVLIEPNSYTVSFNVTGQDGQPIPDAVLQFDGNTYPAGVYVVENVLPGTYGFSLTRYGYITYYGTVTVVDAAVNVDVVMMPVLLDVTFEVTGDGGLPLQGALVAVNGQPAVLTNELGIAVVAGLPFGTYSYSVAHPMYFLVEGTITIDDQSPLIVPVSMVLTGNSELASLLTIFPNPAIETICIQGLNSRVAKAGLLDLKGNLIAERVPDASSNCLSVKGLPGGTYVLRLVIDGQVLTRTIVIR; encoded by the coding sequence ATGAAAAGACTATTACTGTTTTTTGTCTTTACTGCATTGATTTTCAATAGTTCCATTGCCCAATATGCCACTCCTGGGGCCAACCTCATCCTCACTCCGGCTGATCTCGTGGCCATGTCGGGCGGGGTGGTTACACAGATTGGAAACACTTACTTTATCAACAATACCCTGACCATCTCAGCCACCGATACTTTAAAAATCGGAAATCCTGTTGTTTTCAGGGTAGCGCAGAATATCCGCATCGAAGTGAGCGGCACCATCAAGAGCGATCCTGCGCAGGGCAAGGTGGTATTTACGGCTCAGGACACCACAACCAGCGCCACCAATTTCCGTGGATTCAGGTTCGACAATTCTCAGGGCAACCTGTTTCGTAATACCGTGGTGAGTTACGGTGGCGGCATCCAGCTCATCAGCTCGGGGGCTGTGTTCGAATATTGTACGTTCAGGCGCAATGGTTCGTCCAATGTGTCGGGTGCCATCACCTACAGCAGCTGCAGTCCGGTGATTCGCTACTGCGTGTTTGAGGAGAATGCCCGCTCGGCCATCAACTCGGGCGCAAACGTGACAGGCTCGCCTCAAATCATGTACAACGTGATGATCCGCAACACCACCGACAACTCCAACCGGCCCCAGATCAACATTGGCCCCGGCGCTGCCGACACCATCTACATTGTGGGCAACTATATCGAAGGTTTCTACACCATGGCCGGTGGCATTGGCATCAGCAACCTGCTGGGTTCGGGCAGCGCCAAAGTAGTGGTGCGCGACAATTTTGTGGTAAACAACCGTTACGGTTATGCCCAGATTGGCAATAACATCAGCAGCATTATCGAAGATAACTATTTTATTGACAACAACATACAAGGGCTTCCGGCCTCAGGAGGAAGTGGAATCAACTTTCAGGCCTCCGGCAGCGGCAACACAGCCATCATCAGGCGCAACCTGATCAGAGGAAACCTTTGGGGCATCACCATTCAGGGGCAAGCCAATCCGGTGATTGGCACGGCGCTTTCGCCCGGAGGTAATGTGATCTACGGCAATGGCAACGAGGGTCAGACCTATGCCCTGTACAACAATACCGCACTTCCGGTGCAGGCCATTGGGAACTATTGGGGCACCAACGATCCGGCTCAGGCCGAGGACTTTATCTTCCATCAACCCGATCAGGCTTCGCTGGGTCTGGTAACTTATCTGCCTCTCATGGAGCTGCATCCGGTAATCGAATCGTTCGCCTTTTTACAGGCCGATAACCCTGCCCTGGGTTCGGACTATTTCGGGACGATAGACCAATCGGCCAAAACTATAGAAGTGGTCCTGCCCGAGGGCTCGCCACTGAACCTTGTTCCACAGATTGGCATCCCCTTCGGCACACTGACCAATCCTCCCGGAGGTGAACTGTACGATTTCAGCGCACCTGTCGTATTCGAAGTTCTGACGCCTCATGGCGACATTGCAGCCTACACCGTGACCGTGCTTATCGAGCCCAATAGCTATACAGTGAGCTTCAATGTGACTGGTCAGGATGGGCAGCCTATCCCCGACGCGGTGCTCCAATTCGACGGAAATACCTACCCGGCCGGGGTGTATGTGGTTGAAAATGTGTTGCCCGGCACCTATGGGTTTTCGTTAACCAGATATGGCTACATCACGTATTACGGTACTGTAACCGTTGTGGATGCTGCTGTAAATGTGGATGTGGTCATGATGCCTGTTTTGCTGGACGTTACGTTTGAAGTTACCGGTGATGGAGGACTTCCGCTCCAGGGGGCGCTGGTGGCCGTGAATGGACAGCCAGCTGTGTTAACAAACGAGCTGGGTATAGCGGTTGTGGCCGGTTTGCCTTTCGGCACCTACAGCTATAGCGTCGCACATCCTATGTACTTTTTGGTGGAAGGAACAATCACCATCGACGATCAGTCGCCGCTCATAGTTCCGGTTTCGATGGTGCTCACCGGCAATTCAGAGCTTGCAAGCCTGCTGACGATATTTCCCAATCCGGCCATTGAAACCATTTGTATTCAAGGACTTAATAGTCGTGTTGCGAAAGCCGGGCTGCTCGACCTGAAAGGAAACCTGATTGCCGAAAGGGTGCCTGATGCCAGCAGCAATTGCTTGTCAGTGAAAGGATTGCCGGGAGGAACTTATGTTTTGCGATTGGTTATTGATGGGCAGGTTCTGACCAGGACAATAGTGATACGCTGA
- a CDS encoding MBL fold metallo-hydrolase — protein MKITFLGAAREVTGSKHLIETRHGKRILLDCGLYQGKGLETDALNRDPGVDPATIDHIILTHAHIDHSGLIPYFYKNGFRGSVICTHATRDLCSIMLPDSAHIQEQDIYWFNKKRARQGLRPVPPLYTQNDARQCLELFISTAYNRKFYIDNNIRVKFTNSGHMLGSAVATIEIDEYGSMTRIGYTGDIGRPGNYLLQSPHPFPHCDILITESTYGDRLHEERDIAEKRLLEVVEHTCNNKKGKLIIPSFAIGRAQEIVFLLNNFHNQGLLPKIPVFVDSPLALNATNIFRMHLDEMNSHVAEVLESDPDPFGFNTLHYVNNVEESKQLNSLEGPAIIISASGMAEAGRVKHHLANNIDNPRNSILFVGYCAPSTLGARIQQKPDEISIFGMPHKLRAEIYSIDAFSGHADYREMGEYLECQDRERLQRIFLVHGEAQAAAHYAQWLEGLNFRQITVPAKGDSVEPV, from the coding sequence ATGAAAATCACATTTCTGGGTGCAGCCCGTGAAGTAACCGGCAGCAAGCACCTGATCGAAACCCGCCACGGCAAGCGTATCCTGCTGGATTGTGGCTTATATCAGGGTAAAGGCCTCGAAACCGATGCCCTGAACCGCGACCCCGGTGTGGACCCTGCCACCATCGATCACATCATCCTCACCCACGCCCATATTGACCATTCCGGCCTTATCCCCTACTTTTACAAAAACGGTTTCCGTGGCTCTGTCATCTGCACCCATGCCACACGCGACCTGTGCAGCATCATGTTGCCCGACAGCGCGCACATCCAGGAACAGGATATCTATTGGTTCAACAAAAAGCGGGCACGCCAGGGGCTACGACCTGTGCCACCCCTTTACACCCAGAACGATGCCCGCCAATGCCTCGAGCTGTTTATCAGCACGGCATACAACCGCAAGTTTTATATCGACAACAACATCCGGGTGAAGTTTACCAACAGCGGCCATATGCTTGGCAGCGCCGTGGCTACCATCGAGATTGATGAATACGGCAGCATGACCCGCATTGGCTATACCGGCGACATTGGCCGGCCGGGCAACTACCTCCTGCAATCGCCCCATCCCTTTCCGCATTGCGACATCCTCATCACCGAAAGCACCTATGGCGACCGCCTGCACGAAGAACGCGACATCGCCGAAAAAAGGCTGCTCGAAGTGGTTGAGCACACCTGCAACAACAAAAAGGGCAAACTCATCATCCCCTCTTTTGCCATCGGCCGCGCTCAGGAAATCGTCTTTCTGCTCAACAACTTCCACAACCAGGGATTGTTGCCCAAAATCCCCGTGTTTGTCGACAGTCCGCTGGCCCTCAATGCCACCAATATTTTTCGGATGCACCTCGATGAGATGAACAGCCATGTGGCCGAAGTGCTCGAATCCGACCCCGACCCCTTTGGTTTCAACACCCTGCACTATGTGAACAATGTGGAAGAATCGAAACAGCTCAACAGCCTCGAAGGACCGGCCATCATCATCTCGGCTTCAGGCATGGCCGAAGCTGGGCGCGTTAAACATCACCTGGCCAACAACATCGACAATCCGCGAAACAGCATCCTTTTCGTAGGCTATTGTGCGCCAAGCACTTTGGGCGCACGCATTCAGCAAAAACCCGACGAAATATCCATCTTTGGCATGCCACACAAGCTCAGGGCCGAAATTTACAGCATTGACGCCTTCAGTGGTCATGCCGACTATCGCGAAATGGGCGAGTATCTCGAATGTCAGGACAGGGAGCGGCTTCAACGCATTTTTCTGGTGCATGGCGAAGCACAAGCTGCAGCACACTACGCCCAATGGCTTGAAGGACTGAACTTCAGGCAGATAACTGTGCCTGCAAAAGGAGATTCGGTCGAACCGGTCTGA
- the def gene encoding peptide deformylase, which produces MILPIVAYGHPTLKKVALDIQPDYPGLQQLISDMWETMYAAHGLGLAAPQVNKSIRLFVIDASPYADEYPELKDFKKVFINAHITSENGEEVRMSEGCLSIPGLSEEVSRKPEITITYVDENFVPHTETYAGFIARVIQHEYDHIDGVLYVDRLSPMRKMLLRNKLKDISEGRVDVDYRMIFPGRYKSVKR; this is translated from the coding sequence ATGATTTTACCCATTGTAGCATACGGACATCCCACCCTGAAGAAAGTGGCACTGGACATCCAACCCGATTATCCCGGATTGCAACAGCTGATCAGCGATATGTGGGAAACCATGTACGCAGCGCACGGGCTGGGCCTTGCTGCGCCCCAGGTGAACAAATCCATCCGCCTGTTTGTGATTGATGCCAGCCCGTATGCCGACGAATATCCTGAACTTAAGGATTTTAAAAAAGTTTTTATCAATGCGCACATCACCAGCGAAAATGGGGAAGAAGTACGCATGAGCGAGGGCTGCCTGAGCATTCCGGGACTAAGCGAAGAAGTGAGCCGCAAGCCTGAAATCACCATTACCTATGTGGACGAAAACTTTGTGCCCCACACCGAGACCTATGCGGGATTCATTGCCAGGGTGATCCAGCACGAATATGACCATATCGACGGGGTGTTGTATGTGGACAGGCTCAGTCCGATGCGCAAAATGCTGCTCCGCAATAAGCTCAAAGATATATCCGAAGGCCGGGTGGATGTGGATTACCGAATGATCTTTCCCGGCAGGTATAAAAGTGTAAAGCGTTAA
- the ruvX gene encoding Holliday junction resolvase RuvX, whose protein sequence is MGRIMAIDFGQKRTGIAVTDPLRIIASGLATVPSNEVIQFVKDYLATEQVDLFVVGEPRDMMNRPSDASRFTEPFARRLRQAFPDIPVVRYDERFTSRMAFQTMIDAGLGKKKRQDKALVDTISATLILQSYLEHSKNQS, encoded by the coding sequence ATGGGACGCATCATGGCCATCGATTTCGGTCAAAAACGTACGGGTATAGCCGTAACCGATCCTCTGCGCATCATTGCCAGTGGCCTGGCCACCGTGCCCAGCAATGAAGTCATTCAATTTGTGAAAGACTATCTTGCCACCGAACAGGTTGACCTCTTTGTGGTGGGCGAACCACGCGATATGATGAACCGGCCGTCGGATGCCTCGCGCTTTACGGAGCCTTTTGCCAGGCGCCTCAGGCAGGCTTTTCCGGATATCCCGGTGGTCAGATACGACGAGCGTTTCACCTCGCGCATGGCATTCCAGACGATGATAGATGCCGGCCTTGGCAAAAAGAAAAGGCAGGATAAGGCGCTGGTGGATACCATTTCGGCCACGCTTATTCTACAGAGCTACCTCGAGCACAGCAAAAACCAAAGTTGA
- a CDS encoding 2,3,4,5-tetrahydropyridine-2,6-dicarboxylate N-succinyltransferase, which produces MIHLKRIIEQAWDNRSLLQQEEVKTAINQTIALIDSGNLRVAEPDGEGWKVNEWVKKAVILYFPVRQMETIEVGPFEFHDKIPLKRNFAAQGVRVVPHAIARYGSFLEKGVIMMPSYVNIGAWVGSGTMVDTWATVGSCAQIGRNVHLSGGVGIGGVLEPVQAAPVIIEDDCFIGSRCIVVEGVRVGREAVLGANVVLTQSTRIIDVSQEQPVEYKGYVPERSVVIPGAVTKKFPAGEFQVACALIIGKRKQSTDLKTSLNDALRDYNLSV; this is translated from the coding sequence TTGATCCATCTGAAGAGAATCATCGAACAGGCCTGGGACAACCGGAGCCTGTTGCAGCAGGAAGAAGTTAAAACAGCTATCAATCAGACTATTGCACTTATCGACAGTGGAAATCTCCGCGTAGCCGAACCCGATGGCGAGGGCTGGAAGGTGAACGAATGGGTGAAAAAAGCTGTCATCCTTTACTTTCCTGTGCGCCAGATGGAGACCATTGAGGTTGGCCCGTTCGAGTTTCACGACAAGATACCGCTGAAAAGGAATTTTGCTGCCCAGGGCGTACGTGTGGTGCCCCATGCCATAGCCCGCTACGGAAGTTTTCTCGAAAAAGGCGTCATCATGATGCCCTCGTATGTGAACATTGGGGCCTGGGTGGGCAGCGGCACCATGGTGGATACCTGGGCCACGGTAGGTTCCTGCGCACAGATTGGGCGCAATGTGCACCTGAGTGGCGGGGTAGGCATTGGCGGGGTGCTCGAACCCGTGCAGGCTGCTCCCGTGATCATCGAAGACGACTGTTTCATCGGGTCGCGCTGCATCGTGGTCGAAGGCGTTCGCGTGGGACGCGAAGCCGTGCTGGGCGCCAATGTGGTGCTCACCCAAAGCACCCGAATCATTGACGTCAGCCAGGAGCAGCCGGTCGAATACAAAGGCTATGTGCCCGAACGCTCGGTGGTGATCCCCGGCGCGGTCACAAAAAAATTTCCTGCCGGAGAATTCCAGGTAGCCTGCGCACTCATCATCGGCAAACGCAAACAAAGCACCGACCTTAAAACCTCGCTCAACGACGCCCTGCGCGACTACAACCTGAGCGTCTGA
- a CDS encoding CotH kinase family protein, with translation MPVFKGASTLCPGKLFIVLLCLVITLKAERLQGQVLINEMMASNASTLADEDGDYPDWIELYNSSSEPFPLQGFGMSDNPSNPFKWTFPQAILPPNGYLVVFASGKNRTSPFGPLHTNFSISAQGETLLLTSPDGIRMDLLPPVTLAADISFGRLPGTPDSLRYFETATPGGPNNTPAFLGYLVAPHISFTPLSDSTFHLEITLTDPQAAIYYTTNGAAPDINAPQYQNPLVLSFPQSESLMYIRTNPPETDTLGFGWKSPEAIFPKAIVVRAKAYREGFISSPVNTRTYTNRSWDFPLVSIATDAQHLFSDSTGIYVPGIIYQQNGYGPDMYGYPNANYFQEGPEWERPANVEFIFPGKPGLSQPAGMRIHGERTRALPMKSIRLYSRSEYGPSTFDADIFDNGKTNYKRLILRNSGQDFFIYTTMLRDAAIQRINEGLNFGRQACKPAIVFINGEFWGLHNIRERQDKYYLQMHYGINPDNIDLLEQYWAEVDEGDNLFYWETFDYLTANSPQLPEVYDSVSKRIDIESFIDYQIANIFANNTDWPGNNIRIWRSRNPFDPSAPYGHDGRLRWLMYDTDFGFGLFGGAEAATFNTLAFATNETDTSYANPPDATLFLRRLLENEVFRTRFINRYADLLNSWYKPHRTAGILAQMAGNIAPFMPLHIQRWGYPQDLAQWHDNLLLMHDFAAQRPAYAWQHLREKFDLGQDAEIVLDVNDPQMGWIRINTLPLLGDTPGLDDAPYPWSGMYFEGVPVALKAIPYDGYTFVGWEGLPELADSVVYVPVAGTQCIKALFAPEQSEPRQIIHYWHFNQLASGQLGQITSDYSAVGSASISYAGTGAGYMDRVSDGTTLNGQQGAVPGYALRVRNPSNNRLLVFTFSTTGYTDLRLSYAVRRTPNGQQSQQLFYRTSPDGSWNSLGAPRQIKEDYQLAEYVLDSLSELNNRPEVQLAIGFPGPEAAGNEGNNRFDNVLIEGRLITLAKPDKKMSAGVFPNPVHRSDGHINIRLEKNYPLNIRLLDLQGRIVLDQKFEATNNVRLKLPDGLSGIYLLRLESGQESSTLRLVVVN, from the coding sequence ATGCCAGTATTCAAAGGTGCGTCGACCCTTTGTCCGGGAAAGCTATTCATCGTTCTGCTTTGTCTGGTAATAACCCTGAAAGCTGAACGGCTGCAAGGGCAGGTGCTGATCAACGAGATGATGGCCTCCAATGCGTCCACACTGGCCGATGAAGACGGGGATTATCCTGACTGGATAGAGCTTTACAACAGCAGCTCAGAGCCTTTCCCACTCCAGGGATTTGGGATGAGCGACAATCCTTCCAACCCTTTCAAATGGACTTTTCCGCAGGCCATTTTGCCACCCAACGGATATCTGGTGGTGTTCGCTTCGGGTAAAAACCGCACCTCGCCTTTTGGACCACTACATACCAACTTCAGCATCAGCGCCCAGGGCGAAACTTTGCTGCTCACCTCTCCCGATGGCATTCGCATGGATTTGTTGCCTCCGGTAACCCTTGCAGCCGACATATCGTTTGGCCGCCTGCCCGGCACCCCCGACAGTCTGCGTTATTTTGAAACAGCTACCCCTGGCGGACCCAACAACACCCCCGCTTTTCTGGGTTACCTCGTAGCGCCGCACATCAGCTTTACCCCCTTGTCCGACAGCACCTTCCACCTCGAAATCACCCTCACCGATCCACAGGCAGCCATCTACTACACTACCAATGGTGCTGCGCCCGACATCAACGCCCCGCAATACCAAAACCCACTTGTGCTGAGCTTTCCTCAATCGGAAAGCCTGATGTACATCCGCACCAATCCACCGGAAACCGACACCCTGGGCTTCGGCTGGAAAAGTCCGGAAGCCATTTTTCCGAAGGCAATTGTCGTTCGCGCCAAAGCATACCGCGAGGGCTTCATCAGTTCGCCCGTAAACACCCGCACCTACACCAACCGCAGCTGGGACTTCCCTTTGGTTTCGATAGCCACCGATGCACAGCATTTATTTTCCGATTCCACCGGCATTTATGTTCCCGGCATCATATATCAGCAAAACGGCTACGGACCCGACATGTATGGCTATCCGAATGCCAATTATTTTCAGGAAGGCCCGGAATGGGAACGCCCGGCCAATGTGGAATTTATTTTCCCCGGCAAACCAGGTTTGAGCCAGCCTGCCGGAATGCGTATTCACGGCGAGCGCACCCGCGCCCTGCCGATGAAATCGATCCGGTTGTATTCCCGAAGCGAATACGGCCCATCCACTTTCGATGCCGATATTTTCGACAACGGCAAGACCAACTACAAAAGGTTGATACTGCGCAACAGCGGTCAGGACTTTTTCATTTACACCACCATGCTGCGCGATGCAGCCATCCAGCGCATCAACGAAGGGCTGAATTTCGGGCGGCAAGCCTGCAAGCCTGCCATCGTTTTCATCAATGGCGAATTCTGGGGTTTGCATAACATCCGCGAGCGCCAGGATAAATACTACCTGCAGATGCACTATGGCATCAATCCCGACAATATCGACCTGCTCGAACAATACTGGGCCGAAGTGGATGAGGGTGATAACCTGTTCTATTGGGAAACCTTTGATTACCTGACGGCAAATTCTCCGCAATTGCCCGAAGTTTACGACTCGGTCAGCAAGCGCATCGATATCGAAAGCTTCATTGACTACCAGATTGCCAACATCTTTGCCAACAACACCGACTGGCCGGGCAACAATATCCGCATATGGCGCAGCCGGAATCCTTTCGATCCCTCAGCCCCGTATGGTCACGATGGCCGGCTGCGCTGGCTTATGTACGACACCGATTTTGGTTTTGGGCTGTTCGGTGGTGCAGAAGCTGCGACTTTCAACACCCTGGCTTTTGCGACAAACGAAACTGACACCAGCTATGCCAATCCGCCGGATGCCACATTGTTTCTCAGGCGTCTGCTCGAGAACGAAGTTTTTCGCACGAGGTTTATCAACCGCTATGCCGACTTGTTAAACAGCTGGTACAAGCCCCACCGCACTGCAGGCATCCTGGCGCAGATGGCCGGAAACATTGCTCCGTTCATGCCCCTGCACATCCAGCGCTGGGGCTATCCGCAGGATCTGGCGCAATGGCACGACAACCTCCTGCTGATGCACGATTTTGCCGCCCAACGACCGGCCTATGCGTGGCAGCATCTGCGCGAAAAGTTCGATCTGGGACAGGATGCCGAGATAGTGCTGGATGTAAACGACCCCCAGATGGGCTGGATTCGCATCAACACCCTGCCTTTGCTTGGCGATACGCCCGGCTTGGATGATGCGCCTTATCCCTGGAGCGGCATGTATTTCGAAGGGGTGCCTGTCGCGCTAAAAGCCATTCCTTACGATGGTTACACCTTTGTGGGATGGGAAGGTTTGCCGGAACTGGCCGATTCGGTGGTCTATGTGCCGGTTGCCGGCACGCAGTGCATCAAAGCCCTCTTCGCTCCTGAACAATCCGAACCCCGGCAAATCATCCACTACTGGCATTTCAACCAATTGGCATCCGGACAGCTCGGGCAAATTACCTCCGACTACTCCGCCGTTGGCAGCGCTTCCATCAGCTACGCAGGTACCGGTGCAGGGTATATGGACAGGGTGTCTGATGGCACCACGTTGAACGGACAACAGGGCGCGGTTCCCGGCTACGCGCTGAGGGTGCGAAATCCGTCAAACAACCGACTTCTTGTATTTACCTTCAGCACAACAGGTTATACCGATCTCAGGCTGAGCTATGCCGTCCGCCGCACACCCAATGGCCAGCAAAGCCAACAGCTCTTCTACCGCACCTCGCCTGATGGATCATGGAACAGCCTCGGGGCACCCCGACAGATAAAAGAGGATTATCAACTCGCGGAATACGTGCTCGACAGCCTGAGCGAGCTTAACAACCGGCCGGAAGTTCAGCTGGCAATAGGGTTTCCCGGCCCTGAGGCCGCCGGCAACGAAGGCAACAACCGGTTTGACAATGTGCTGATCGAAGGACGATTAATAACACTTGCAAAGCCGGATAAAAAGATGAGTGCCGGTGTTTTTCCAAACCCGGTGCATCGGAGTGATGGCCATATCAACATCCGACTCGAAAAAAACTATCCACTGAATATCAGGCTTCTGGATTTGCAAGGCAGAATTGTGCTTGATCAAAAATTTGAAGCAACAAACAATGTGCGTCTGAAGTTGCCCGATGGCCTTTCGGGAATCTACCTGCTAAGGCTTGAAAGCGGTCAGGAAAGCAGTACTTTGCGTTTAGTTGTAGTTAATTGA
- a CDS encoding SagB/ThcOx family dehydrogenase, with translation MKRKLMVFCSKAFIALCCASVLYSLEAQEVKRLAEPAEGFTHNMRMKEVFEKRMSARQFESATLRSEVVSALLWAANGINRPESERRTAPSALNAQDVDIYLADDQGVWLYEPKEHQIRLVAEGDHRLLVAGSQADFAAAPVFLLLVSDISRFRMGERDQRLEWAALDAGMVAQNVLLFCASEKLACRPRSWMEKENLQKILQLTEDQILLLNIPVAGVSD, from the coding sequence ATGAAAAGGAAGTTGATGGTGTTTTGCAGTAAAGCTTTTATCGCATTGTGTTGTGCTTCAGTACTATATTCGCTCGAAGCACAGGAAGTGAAGCGGCTTGCAGAGCCTGCTGAAGGTTTCACCCACAATATGAGGATGAAGGAGGTTTTCGAAAAGCGCATGTCGGCCCGGCAGTTTGAGTCCGCAACACTGCGAAGCGAAGTGGTTTCGGCCCTCCTCTGGGCTGCCAATGGCATCAACAGGCCCGAATCAGAGCGGCGAACTGCGCCATCGGCCCTGAATGCACAGGATGTTGATATTTATCTGGCAGATGATCAGGGAGTTTGGTTGTACGAACCAAAGGAACATCAGATACGGCTTGTTGCTGAAGGTGATCACCGCTTGCTTGTGGCCGGCAGCCAGGCCGACTTTGCTGCAGCCCCTGTATTTCTGTTGCTGGTGTCGGATATCAGCCGCTTCCGGATGGGCGAACGCGATCAGCGGTTGGAATGGGCAGCCCTGGATGCCGGAATGGTTGCGCAGAATGTTTTGTTGTTTTGCGCATCCGAAAAACTCGCTTGCCGCCCGCGCTCATGGATGGAGAAGGAAAATCTTCAGAAAATATTGCAACTAACAGAAGATCAAATATTGTTGCTCAATATTCCGGTGGCAGGGGTGTCCGATTGA
- a CDS encoding glycosyltransferase family 9 protein: MPSEPSKILIIQTASIGDVVLSTALAESLHRHYPQAQLHYLVRKGYESLFAGHPLVSKIWTWDKTRRKYRSLLRLALEIRKMRYDLVVNVQRFFSSGLLTVLSGAAVTSGFSKNPLSRFFTHAAAHHIGQASGAPHETERNHALIAFVEGIRPARPALYPTADDFAEIQPYLDKPFFTISPASLWFTKQYPEEKWIELMGRLPDDHNIYLLGSKADEALCSRIAHASGHPLAQNLAGRLSLLQSAALMKHARMNYTNDSAPMHLAGAVNAPVAAVFCSTVPEFGFGPLSDVAHVVQYNGKLTCRPCGLHGHKSCPEGHFRCARDINVSQLISVA; this comes from the coding sequence ATGCCATCCGAACCAAGCAAAATACTCATCATCCAAACCGCCTCGATTGGCGACGTGGTGCTTTCGACTGCCTTGGCCGAAAGCCTCCATCGTCATTATCCACAGGCACAATTGCACTATCTGGTCAGGAAGGGTTACGAAAGTCTTTTTGCAGGCCATCCACTTGTGAGCAAAATATGGACCTGGGACAAGACCCGGCGAAAATACCGCTCGCTACTCAGATTGGCACTGGAAATCAGAAAAATGCGATATGACCTCGTTGTCAATGTACAACGTTTTTTCAGTAGCGGACTGCTTACCGTACTTAGCGGAGCAGCAGTTACCTCAGGTTTTTCGAAGAATCCGTTAAGCAGGTTTTTCACCCATGCTGCAGCCCACCACATCGGGCAGGCCTCAGGAGCACCCCACGAAACAGAGCGCAACCACGCGCTGATCGCATTTGTCGAAGGAATCCGTCCTGCCCGGCCTGCTTTGTATCCTACAGCGGATGATTTTGCAGAAATTCAGCCCTACCTGGACAAGCCATTTTTCACCATCTCTCCCGCATCGCTCTGGTTTACAAAGCAATATCCCGAAGAGAAGTGGATAGAGCTGATGGGCAGGCTGCCCGATGATCACAATATTTACCTGTTGGGTTCGAAGGCGGATGAAGCCTTGTGCAGCCGGATTGCCCATGCATCGGGACATCCCCTGGCACAAAATCTGGCCGGCAGACTAAGTTTGCTGCAATCGGCTGCCCTGATGAAACATGCCCGCATGAACTACACCAACGACTCGGCGCCCATGCATCTGGCCGGCGCGGTAAATGCCCCGGTGGCTGCGGTGTTTTGCTCCACCGTGCCCGAATTTGGCTTCGGTCCGCTGTCGGATGTGGCCCACGTAGTGCAGTATAACGGCAAGCTAACCTGCCGGCCCTGCGGACTGCACGGGCACAAAAGCTGTCCTGAAGGACATTTCCGCTGCGCCCGCGATATCAATGTCTCTCAGTTAATTTCGGTGGCATGA